TAAGAATCCTTTTTAGTGCCACTATATCCGGCTCATTTTAACCTCTAGACAATGAAAGTCATCGTAAGACAATTTTTATAGTGGGGCCAATACAACTGGATCAAAAAAGTACGTGTGTACATATATGTTGTTTTTACGTAACTgctaaattcataatttatatatatttagagaaGGACTGAAGATCAAATCTTAAATCTTATGCAATGTGAGAGCATCAGGTGTACAGACTATTGACTCCATACTTATACacatccttaatttttttaaaaaaaatatttgtaaaaaaaaaaaagaatatgaatGTAAAACGAGTCAAAGcagatatttgtttatattggtTGGGTGTGAGAAcatcaaaattattattgagCTTAgctatttatgttttaaagagTTTAGATTTTTCTCATCGGAGTTTGAACAAAAACTCATTATAATAtaggatttaaaaataaataaataaacctgaACAAACGGTTACTGAgtagaaaacaaaacatcaaaaactCTTTATaacataagatttttttctcaaacaaaaatcgagtatttaatttattaacttcGAACTTTCTCTCACTttagtataaataatttataaacatttcaatctttcaaaaatccaaactttTTTATATGGCACATTTGTTTCATCTTAAGTTTTATGGTGCCTATagaaaaatgaatttttgaTAAACATAGTTTTgtagaatataaaaaatgaaaaaaaaacacataatattgtttttttttattaaccttCCTTCCGTTCACAGAGACAATAAAAAGATACTCACATAattattgaaagaataatataatataatataatattttaaataattttttaatacatttaaAATATGTCGAAGTGCAACCAGAATTTTTCtatagaagttaattatttgcgatcatcatgtttaatttgttcCATGCAGCATTAGAAATAActctctccatatatatatatatatatatatatatatatattgaaaagtaTGATCAACCAATAAATCAAACCTCTCAATCTCTAAATGAgaacaaaaatgaaatataaactcttcaattatattttaggttaatttatataaaattatatatttcaaaagaaacatataGATTGAGTGtccatataataaataaataaagtaagatttattattattatagtttctGGTTTTTCTATACATGATGGGCATTAAATTTTAGCAGGCCGAGTAAGAATATGGGCTGGGCCAAATTTACTCTAACTAATAAGTTTTCATGTGTTAAATTGTGATTTGGTTTTCAATTTGATAACTTTAGTTCATAATTAAGGGTAGGATCTGATATAAGTTATGGTAAgatgatttttcaaatattaagaaattttattcattatttaattgttttattataagaATGTTTGTCTAACTTAATGTTTTCTTAGTACTTATAGAGGTATGATTAAAAATTTCATGCATATTTAGTTTCTTTCCCATCTTACCAGTTTCTCTCTCTATCCACTAAAATTATGCATTTAAGGTGACAATGAGAATAATGCATTTAAAGAGATTGGTAAggttaaatttgaaaattaatcatTAAATTAGGTATGTGGACAAATAATTTAGGgcataaaaaacttttaaatgtgAACACATTGAACAAAGAGAGtagttatttaaatttcaatatttgttttaataaattgcATTTTCATGTTGACAACCAAAATCAATTGTTTGTATATAAATGAGGTATTAAGTTTTAAAACCGCATCCTATGTTTCTCAAATCCTTTCACATGACAAGCAAAAACTCACGAGTTTAGAGATTCAAACTCCATCCCTAAATGCATTCGTGAATTCAGAATTTCGTAAGAGAGCATAACCACTAAAGCAAAGTTAAAGGATAAtaaatagtactatatataaagtggatgaaATTCTTGTAGCTAGCCAATGTGGTACTAAACTTTTAGTAagaatgttttgaaacaaatatgggcctaaagtatatgggccctctaacaaacttattaaattataagGGATACTTgtgatataattattatataaaatatcctatttttcaCATGACACAAAttatatactaatttttaaaGAAGTCCCCATCTTAATTAGGGAAATCCTTAATTCTGACAATGTGTACATACCTacacatataaatatacacCTTATACTCTAAACCCCGAATCCTACCCTagactataatatatatatatatatatatatatatagactataGTTATGTGAACAGTATCCAAAACCAAGCATGTTAGTATATTTTTATGTGGTATTTACAtgctaaaaagtaaaaataaaattgcataTGTACCCCaacaaaatcataatatatgcatatatataataagggTATATACCCCCTCAAAAcacaatatttataaatatacccCTAAAACTGAAATTATAAATATccgtagaaaaaaaaaaatgctttattGTGctttattcaaacaaaaaaggggaaaatattatttttttatttaatatttaaattactgccgactaaataaataaaccatggCAGAAAGTCAAGATTTTGTGAGCTCATATTTTGTTGCCATTCTTGAATtgtattaaatacaaaaaagcaTTATAAAGATGATTTAAATGAAACAAGTTATATCACAAGTTGTCTCAACATATCATCAATCAAATTGAAAAGTTAGTAGGAAGTGAAATATGACATGGCAAATTTCATGCTCAATAAAAAGCAGGCCGacaaaatattttagattgatAAGGACCAATTAATAAATTCCATCTTCTAAAAAATCCTTAatagaattaatataaaaaatatatataaaaaaatatttgtcaatATTCACTTAAAGGAATGCTTCAAatctctatttaaaataatattaaaaatcaataaaaaaatagttttagaatattattttttaatattttaaaagatatgCATAGGTTTCTCCTTATATGggtaatttgtttttttatttttttatttttaaaaatagtattcCTTTCACACTGATCTTTCCTTTATTACGTGAAAGCCCCTGAAATCTTCAAAATCAAACATTGAAATAATTATGTAAACAATCTAACATTGAAATCTAAAGTCATCCACAAATGATGCAATATAACATCAACATCAAGGGCCTGAATTCATCACATGGTGTTTGTTTAAATTCCACAATAtttttagcatatatatataaatatatattgagaaaaacttaaaaagaaTGTTACTAAAATAATGTGTTCCAGTTAgatattctatttttcttccaaCTCAAAagtcacaaaataataataattattattgtaattatattttttataaaaataaacaagccAAAACTCTCAAACAGTGATAATACGAGAGAGTTATtccaaaaaatacataaaattaacaattttagctaggattaacaataaaaaaaataattaattttttaaataattaattagtgtGAAAGTGAGTCATTGTGGTCTCTTTTTTCGGCGCTTTGCTTTAGCAACCCACTAAATCAATCATAAATGTCCAAGCTTGTCTACAACCAAAATAAAAGGATTTATatgcaacatatatatatatatatataataaatatatcagAAGTCGGCAAGAGATGGAAAGAAACCCTTTAAGTCCATAACACTAGTCCCATCTTCTTTTGATGAAGAGATAGAAAGCACATTAATGGATTTCCACATAGTCCAAAAAGCACACatgtgaatttttaaatttttagtctCTTAAAAATAGTCTCATATGTaatcaaagcaaaagaaaacaaccTGTGATTGTGAGACATGCAAAAGCATCACTCTCTTTTTCCACCTGCCTAACTAAGCACTTCTCCTTTCCATTCAattcattctcatcaagaaTCTCATCAGCTTttaatcatcttcatcttcatcttcatcttcaaacaAATGTCATTAAAACGACGATTCCAATCGATACGTTTTTCGTATTCTGACAGTAAAACCAATGACATGCATGCATTGCtgcaattacactaaatttaGCAGAAAGCAAGGGGAGTTGTTTCTGTTTTGTAGAATGGaaatacaaattaaacaaattgaATCAAGATAACAGTTTTGAATTAAACACCAAATCAAGTTTACAGTGTTTGATGCGGGTTTACGgacattcatattttttttttcttacggTACATCGCCCGCAACGAAACCAAAGCTTAGAATCTATATATACTTTGAGCAAAGCCTGACTGAATGTCTTCTTTCCGGATAATCTCACAAGATCACCAACCGAACATTCTACCGTCGGTTTTGTTCTAAAATGGAGcaaaaactttaattaaatattacaacTGTAAACAAAACTAGATGATCTATATGATGCATTCGACTAAATTAAATTCAAACCAAATTCTATTTAGAATCAGAAGTACCAGCTAGAGCCATCTTGCTTCTGCAAAGATTCGCCAATCTGCCGGTTATATGCCTCGGCGAAATCAATGGCAGACATATTGAAAGGAGACCCGAATCGAAAATTAGCATTCACTTCATTGGGAGGATTCGTCGTCTGCCTGAACTGAATGTTCTCGTGACCGAACATGTTAGGCTGAATTGAGTTGTTTACTTCACCCATTGCAGATACTTTCCCGAAAATGTTCCTGTTTATTTGAGTTGTCGGCTGTTCAACAGCAGCAATAGTTCCCTGGTTCGAGTTCCGGTTAGAACTGATATTAGTTTCGTAGAAACTCATAAGATCATTGATTGGTTTCTGAGCATCAAATGGTATCCCCAGATTGGCAATGTTGATAGGATTGATGCTAGAGCCAGGAACATGCAGAGAAAAAACAGGTGGTTTGTTCTCCATTCCCTTGGAAACCATTCATCATCGCAAGCCCAGCTGGAATGCTATTACGATACTTGCAAACATAATGATGATTATTCCTTGCATTCCTGTCAAGAAAACCAAGACGGTAGTCATGATGCGGGCAGTGTTCATTCTCACAGGTATAAATACTCGCATTGTTCATCACAATATCAGGATCGGCAACAGCACTTCTTTTCTGAATAAATTCAATGCTGCCCTCTTCTTTCACTCGGCGGAACCAGAAAGTGTTTCATTCAAAGCACCAACCCCTAAATCAAATGAATTATTGTCGAGTGGCTTGTCATCATCAACACCTTCGACGTCATACTCACTGCAGCTGCCACTGAAAGATATGGCACCATGCACACCGCTGCTGATTGATGAAGGTGGGCAAGCATCTGGATTGAGCTTCATATACAAATTCTCTTCCTGCTTGAGAACAGCCAACCACGTCGCACTTTCCTTAGCAGTCATCTTGTCTTGAAGACACTTGGATTGTCTCACTAGCCGACGAATCTTCTCAATATCCGGAGACATATGTTTGATCACTGCAGTGAGTACGCTCACCTTCCAAGCTTTCTTAAGATCATGAGGCTTCTTGTAAGGGGGTGCCACTTGTTCTTTAGAAAAGCCAAGCTGAGACCACCATTCCTCGTCCCCGGTTGGCCACCAAGGCGGCGCAATTCCTTTCTCCAAGGGGTACCTCCGCTGCGGTGGATCACAGTGTTGCATCAAAGCCGACAGAAGCGAGCCCAATGTCGTATCTTGAAGCTCTTGCAATGAATGAGGACTCAAAGTTCCAGAATTCATCTCACTGTTAACACCGGGGACAGCGTTATCAACTTGATACTTTGTGATTGCAGCAGGACCATTCCTATCGAACCGCACTTTTTCCTTCCACCAACCACGGAGATTGTCGGAGGCACCGCTCACCGGTTTGCCTTTCTCGGGTATTATCCCGTAGACAAATCCCTGAGCTTTGCATACCTCCATCATTTTTAGCATGTATTTGAGGATACCGTCTTGAGCACGAGACATCTTCTTCCGCCGTGCTTGTTCTTGAGACTGCCGTTGCTTCGCGATGTCGCACTGCTCTTTGCTCTGGTTTTGCTGCTGCTCTTTCAAACGTCTCAGGCGCATTCTATCTCTCCACATGCGCCGCTCAAGCTCATCAACATCCATGTCTTCATCGCTCTCATCATCAGCAATGGCTCCTGGAAAGTTCTCAGTGGAAGGATCGACTAAATCACCCTCTCCTTGTGAGTTATCAACACCAACAGGCGGAGGAACAAGCGAACCAAAGCAGAGACTTTTATCATTGTTCGACGgaagaaattgaacaaaatCAAGGCCACCAGAAAATGCAAATTGCTCTATGTTTAATCCACCCATAATCACCAAACAGGACTAAAGACAACAATTTTGATGACAGAATCTAAGAACGAAAGAACTCTACAACAATTCCTgcaacacaaatttaaaaataaaattcaaacaaaattcaTGATGCTCAAGAAGGATACAAAGTAAATTCAATCAAGaatagcaagaataaaagaagaaagaacaacaattcaatcaacaatgaagaaTGTTGTCGTGtcacatacatgcatatatcctgaaaaacaaaattttgccATTATGTCAAGGATCCAAAAGGAtatacacaataaaaaaaacattaatttcacCTGAAAAAGCAAGTTCTAATTCACACAGAATAAACCATTTTCATCGccaaaaatcaaattgaagtaCTAGATCACAAAGAGAATCAACAATTCCCAACAATGAATTCTTAAAATATTAGGTAATATAAACAGATCTCAtacaaacaagaagaacacaCCTTCAAGATTATGATGCTAAACAAAAGGAATAAAAACCTGAAAACTAACCTTGTTCTTCAACTCAAAAGGATCCTATTCCTTGAGGAAATCAAAAGGTCCAGTTGTAGATCtctataaagaagaagaattgatGGGAAAAACAAAGATGGAGGGACAAAAGAGAGGCAGAGAGCTAAGCTTCTTTCAAATGGCAAGATTAGACTCTTTCTCTAGACCTCTTTGCAGGAATTTCAGTAAAATATTTAGGATCAAAAAGACACCTTGAAAAGCCCGAGATAAAAGGACaacaaaaaggagaagaagagaaagagcaaAACAACCACTCTGAGACGCAACACTTCGTCCTTTtcctccatttcttcatctaCAAATCCGAACCATTAACTTCTCCATAGAAGAAGACATATGCCCCCTTTCAACTCCATCaattcattaataaaagaaaggaaaaaaaaaaagatcaaatcCTTAGATACTAATTAAAAGTTCCATTTTGGGGGAAAAAGATGAGATTTTTACACCAAAAAAATCCCAAAGATTCAACCTTTATATGAAATCTCAGCAAAGATCAAACCACAGACAGTAAAAAAACACCAacctttgaaaaagaaaacacaccaCATGCCATTAAAGCAGCAACTCCAAGTTCTGTATCATTGAAACAGAGAACAAAGAAACATAGATGAATCACtgaagctctctctctctctctctctctctctctctctctctctcggaaGTCTTCAAGcgtataagaagaagaagaagaagaagaagaacaataacaacaacaacaaggattaacaagaagagaagcaatataacgaaaataaaaggaTTTAATGAGAGATTAAAAGAACTAAGCGCGTGATTAATATGGTAATTAAGAGTTAACCATGGAATTGAACGCTCCCTCCACGACAGTGAAGCGCCGACCTCCATTTTAACCGCCTTTTGCTTCTTCCTTGGTAACTTCGTGATTTTTGGCTTTTCGAGGGTGTTTTATGCAAATTcatctctaaaaaaaattcgAAATTATGTATTAGTCcctatgaaatattttttaaaatattacatttaGACCCTGCTAAATCATGTAATTCTTGTTTTAACATGTTTACTGAGTTGGCCACCGAACTAAAAATTgtgttattctttttcttttttgttaagattttttttttgggttcataattttacaaaaaataagtaatcaTGTGAAAAttcacttttattaatatttattataaatattgttatttatttatatatctttcaaCTTAAAGTAAactaaaaattttgtgaaaatagaaactactatttgttttaaaaaaaataaatatcaagaaaataaacatgattttatataaaatttttaaatgatttttaaccattgttatataaataaatatatttttacaaggATATATCATAATTATCCATTTTTCAAATTGTACACAAGCTTTTTTCCCTTGGGAAAAAATTGActtatgtttttagtttaaaaattagtttaataactaattttgtatttaatcaAATTTAGTTAAGGGTTACATGAATAGGTGGACATGTTGATGGaacaaaactttatttttttcaaaagatcaaattataaaaaagcacaaaaatcaGAAGGCGACAAATCAAGAAGATAACttgactttttaatttttatataacaagTCCATGTTcggctttttttcttctttttagttgtaaacttttttatgtttttgtagtGTTTCTTTGCACTGTTGAATGCTTTTTGTCATCCTAAACTTTCTTAtaacttaaattataatttatattttaaaataataattatttaaggtTAAAGATCAAATAAATGGTTACATGAGATAATAATTAGCCAGTGGCATCATTTAGAATTTTCATAgggaaaacttttttttaaaataaatgttattaaaatatttttgataaaaataaataaaaagatttctTGTTTTTGGACAAATGCCCTTCACCATATTACttacataatgaaataaaaaggtTAAAGTgttaatatataacaaaaaaggGGTTATACATTATGTTTTGAAAATGTGAGACATTTGCATGTTAAATGTATGGAATGTGGGGTACATTGCCTAATTGCCCATGCCTTAAGGTCTATGTCTAGCTTGGCTACCCATCCTCTAGTGGTAAAGATAGGAAAAGgaaatcacttttttttaaaataataaataaaaattaaaactttatgaaaattattacaaGAATCAAtacatttcatttggttttattaaaATACTCCTTCCATTTCATATTAACAGCTACATTTGGTATTTGCACAAATATTAAGATTAtcattaaaatttctaaaaatctcaaaaataaaataaaataaataaaataaaatgtcataAGACATTTTACCTTATTAGACTTATTTACTCCCATTGATGCACACACATCTTTTTAAAacgagaagaaaaacaaaattaaaaaaaaaataataattaatgcttataaaacttttaagatgacaaataatttgaaaaaataatttttttttcaaatgtgatAGTTAATAtggaatggagggagtaattttgttttgtgtgtatatatatattgaaaacaaaaaaaaaaattaaacaaataaagttAAAGATATCTCAAAGAAATATACATAATCGTACTGACTTTTACAAAAggtgtatatataaaattaacttgtttgtatgattaTTTTATAACGTTTACTCCCGTTGATGCACACACGTCTttttaaaacaagaagaaaaacaaaattgaagaaaaattaatGCTTATAAAACTCTTAAgatgataatttgaaaatatctttTTCAAATGTGATAGTTAATATGGAATGGATGGAGTaattttgtttgtatatatatatatatatatatatattgtgaaaacaaaaaaaaattaaacaaataaacaaataaagttaaaaatatttcaacgAAATATTCATAATGGTACTGATTTTTACAAAAGGTGTGTATATAAAATTAACTTGttcatatatgattattttataacGTTTAGTGCAAATATATCCTTGTTAAACTTCCAATTATCACTTATGCAATTATAAGATTTAGGAGGgtataaatgaaagaaaacacattattgttttattaaaatatatgaaataaaactaCTTGTTTAAAGAAACAAGCAAGACATTGACTCCCTAAGAAGACACCCATCTCAATGCAAATGTCCTCCAATTTACTAATTAAGTTGGTCAAGAGAAGAAGTAGCATTAGCATTATTTTAAGAAGaagatgccttataaatattcttttatttataaatattcacatgtcaaacttaattttctttaaaaaaataaattatatattcaaactgatatttgcttaattaattgaggtgagattattgatgagagcctaaaaattaatacatttataatgtgcatgcttttaattaaaatagatttgGTATTATGAATTCATCATACGCACTTAAAAGAGAAATTTTGATTCTAGCATTCATTAAAAAGGAAatcataaattacaaaaatagataaagaaaaatacaaaaacaaactaGAGAGAAGATAATAATGTCCATTAGATATAGAATAACATAACATAGATTGATAAAACAGAAACGGATCCATGATTTTTATTCATTGGAGCAAAAAACTATcatatatattctatatttttcaatttcaatGATAGTAAAcaataaagaatttttttaaaattaacactatatataataataatataattctaTGGGCACAATggacattttaaattttagtggGGATAGAAGTCCCCACTAGTCTCGATGTAGATCCATCCTTTATAAAAGGACTATAAGGAAGGccagtaaaaaaaaagagaaaactcGATGTGTACTAATCTGGATCACCGAATTAgctttaattaaatatcatttacGGTATAAACTGTAAGAATTCTACTCTTTTTCTTTACTATATCGACAAAATCCTTCAACTTTGAACTTTTCGCACGTAACTTCcgtttaagattttttttttcatataaatccaATCTAAGTCATACATTGTGACCTCATGGTATCTATTAGAAATTCTCCCTTGTTTTGGGTGTAGTCAATGTTTGAAAATCAAATGATCCATTGTTTATgaactcttcttcttattaagcactgttgttgctgttgttgtttatttaaaaaataaaaattggttcATTAAGCTTTGTGgtttcaataaatataatttatttatttttatcaaaattaaaaaaatcaggaatatacatttttttttattattaattcaacTCATTCAAGGGATGATTGTCAAATTAAATGATATCTTAATCACTTTCAGAactaaagtaaaaatatatttctttatcAATTCAAATGAACCATCTTTGTAGAATCTTTTTTCATCCACCACAGTTTTTCACAGTAATTTTAACAATGAATATTACGTATCCTTAAGTGACATCGAGTACAGTGGCCTGGTGGGGGTCGGTGCATGGTGAAAGAGTTCTAGTTGGAATTCTCTCTTAAAAAGTGTGGTTGAGACATTAAGATCTCTCTTACACGCAGTGCACAACACTGAAGTAGTCAAAACCAGCCCACATTTTTAAACCTGAGAAAATCAAGGGTCTTCAACACTCGGTCCAACCAGGCCGAActgaattttataaataataaaaattaattaataattacaatctaatacattaaataataaaataatttgaaaatcaaGTACACAAATATATAAGTTTGAATCCACACAAGGGACTTGTTACCGATATGACTTGTTACCAATATTGTTTctactttgatttaaattaaataatttttattcatatctgaaaagtaaaaagatataatattttaactaaatctatatgaaatattttgtgaaaataCACATTCTCAAAATCACATTGGGTTCAAaacaagttaatatatatatatctcaaatcCGCTAAAATATTCTCGAAATTAACTCAGTTTCGCACGGTTTCAATCCGTGTCGAACCTCCTCACTTTACATTACGGGGTAGCTAGGTCTTTATCTTATATAGATGAGGGAAGAGCTCATAGAGCTATTTACTTtatatagattttaaaaaagaatcGGATTGCCCTAGCACTCGAGTCCGGTTCAATAAGAATTGGACCAGCGGGGCCGGTCCATAGTTCTGATGAAAACAGTACACACTCTCCATAAAAATATCAACTACTTCAACTGTCTCTAATATGATTCAACCATCCATGAaagtaatattatatatatatatatatatatatatgaggcaATGGCACAGTGCAtgtgaaagagaaaaaaagtaaaaaaaagaaaagtatatataatagTTATGAGGATGGAACAAATGCATATGCATCAAGTGAATAAATTAATCAAGACAAGTACATGAGTGGACATTGTGTTTGCAAAGAAGACAGTATCTAGGGATTTTTCTCTTGTAGATATATACTTAATTAAACTAATGATAAGATTAGTGTTATTTCCTGTTCCCTTTTGGTTCATTGCActctattcatatatatatatatatttatatcttttgAGGAACAACAAAGCTCTCTGGGGAATCCACAATAACAAAAAACCCTTGTCTCCTTTTGCATGCATTGAAGCAACTCCATGATCAACAATGTCCATGTTCAACCCATTTGACAGTTTGCAGGGGACATCATGCACCACCTTCTTCTCAATCATGCACTAAACTAATTaactatctctctctctctctctctctctctctctctctctctcctctctctcctcctctctctctctctctctctctctctttctcacatatatatacatatattaactTATATGAGATGTATTATAGACCTATAGTAACTAATATTGCTATATGAGTTAATTCGATAAAAATGAGCATGAATGTATAAAACTAGAtcttttgtctattttttttaaaaggtttttagGTTGATTAATTTTGACTTACAAAAATATGCTTGATTTATATCTA
The DNA window shown above is from Dioscorea cayenensis subsp. rotundata cultivar TDr96_F1 chromosome 12, TDr96_F1_v2_PseudoChromosome.rev07_lg8_w22 25.fasta, whole genome shotgun sequence and carries:
- the LOC120273650 gene encoding LOW QUALITY PROTEIN: protein ETHYLENE-INSENSITIVE 3-like 1a (The sequence of the model RefSeq protein was modified relative to this genomic sequence to represent the inferred CDS: inserted 1 base in 1 codon; deleted 1 base in 1 codon), with the protein product MGGLNIEQFAFSGGLDFVQFLPSNNDKSLCFGSLVPPPVGVDNSQGEGDLVDPSTENFPGAIADDESDEDMDVDELERRMWRDRMRLRRLKEQQQNQSKEQCDIAKQRQSQEQARRKKMSRAQDGILKYMLKMMEVCKAQGFVYGIIPEKGKPVSGASDNLRGWWKEKVRFDRNGPAAITKYQVDNAVPGVNSEMNSGTLSPHSLQELQDTTLGSLLSALMQHCDPPQRRYPLEKGIAPPWWPTGDEEWWSQLGFSKEQVAPPYKKPHDLKKAWKVSVLTAVIKHMSPDIEKIRRLVRQSKCLQDKMTAKESATWLAVLKQEENLYMKLNPDACPPSSISSGVHGAISFSGSCSEYDVEGVDDDKPLDNNSFDLGVGALNETLSGSAXVKEEGSIEFIQKRSAVADPDIVMNNASIYTCENEHCPHHDYRLGFLDRNARNNHHYVCKYRNSIPAGLAMMNGFQGNENKPPVFSLHVPGSSINPINIANLGIPFDAQKPINDLMSFYETNISSNRNSNQGTIAAVEQPTTQINRNIFGKVSAMGEVNNSIQPNMFGHENIQFRQTTNPPNEVNANFRFGSPFNMSAIDFAEAYNRQIGESLQKQDGSSWYF